In Vanrija pseudolonga chromosome 4, complete sequence, a single window of DNA contains:
- the UMAG_00199 gene encoding Eukaryotic translation initiation factor 3 subunit H, giving the protein MTSMAAAIAASLPAQTAPTPAPAPAPAKVPARMEGFLDVEAARDVESVKLSSLVFLKVLKHSTDSLPAPPPQTFQQDRNAPPPTNLSSHPDALGVFLGLDLDGVMEVEDSFALPAGETSLGAHSYSNRLLGHLREVQTPDSPVGVYLSTHNGGFVTRGAVDLMVAVEKAAGRGKAILVIHDAGKAANSSDLSIKAYKLSEGAQEAAKSGKWDVTALAENKLTAATMLTPLPLTVSSPALINAFLATLTTPATTAAPSLSSPAVPLPPTFLPLVNPLPHSLPEYLSNTLDGLTLHTHEANNLAFMTRQIAREKAKHEQTIKEREEENARRRKANQPELPAISAEIRGGTKEPSRLEMLCLQGQVDGLAKSMGAEAGKGLVRCYL; this is encoded by the exons ATGACGTCCATGGCAGCAGCGATCGCTGCGTCCCTCCCCGCGCAGACGGCCccgacccccgcccccgcgccggcgccagccaaGGTGCCCGCGCGCATGGAGGGcttcctcgacgtcgaggccgcgcgcgacgtcgagagcGTCAAGCTCTCGTCGCTCGTTTTCCTCAAGGTGCTCAAGcactcgaccgactcgctccccgcgcccccgccccagaCGTTCCAGCAGGACCGTaacgccccgcccccgaccAACCTCTCGAGCCaccccgacgcgctcggcgtgttcctcggcctcgacctcgacggcgtcatggaggtcgaggacaGCTTTGCCCTCCCTGCTGGCGAGACGTCGCTTGGTG CCCACTCGTACTCcaaccgcctcctcggccacctccGCGAGGTCCAGACCCCCGACTCGCCCGTCGGCGTCTACCTCTCGACCCACAACGGCGGCTTTGTcacccgcggcgccgtcgacctcatggtcgccgtcgagaaggccgcTGGCCGCGGCAAGGCTATCCTTGTCATCCACGACGCTGGCAAGGCCGCCAACTCGTCCGACCTCAGCATCAAGGCGTACAAGCTGTCTGAGGGTGCCCAGGAGGCTGCCAAGAGCGGAAAGTGGGACGTCACGGC CCTTGCCGAGAACAAGCTCACCGCCGCTACCATGCTCACGCCCCTCCCCCtgaccgtctcgtcgcccgcgctcATCAACGCGTTCCTCGCGACCCTCACGACGCCcgcgaccaccgccgcgccctcgctctcgtcgcccgccgttcccctcccccccaccttcctccccctcgtcaaccccctcccccactcgCTGCCCGAGTACCTGAGCAACACGCTCGACGGGCTCACGCTGCACACGCACGAGGCCAACAACCTCGCGTTCATGACGCGCCAGATTGCGCGTGAGAAGGCAAAGCACGAGCAGACGatcaaggagcgcgaggaggagaacgCCCGCAGGCGCAAGGCCAACCAGCCCGAGCTCCCCGCCATCTCGGCAGAGATCCGCGGCGGCACAAAGGAGCCAAGCAGGTTGGAGATGCTCTGCCTTCAGGGCCAGGTCGACGGCCTGGCAAAGTCGATgggtgccgaggccggcaagggcCTCGTCAGGTGTTATCTGTAG